A region of Puniceicoccales bacterium DNA encodes the following proteins:
- the rsmH gene encoding 16S rRNA (cytosine(1402)-N(4))-methyltransferase RsmH: MTNTEHSPVMPSEVLEFLSANAGTNFLDCTFGGGGHSKLILSAAESNHLWAVDQDPDAYTRAAKLKKEHRDRFHFSQINFQNIDQLGITFDGILFDLGISSFQIDSQTRGFSFKFHSKLDMRMDNTKGPTAHEFLENASQEELIQAIRDYGEERFWKRVVLAIIKQRGTNVLLYADAFADMLRKTIPHLPYTRIHPATKTFQGIRIAINNELGALGMAIEKAFHLLNDQGRLVVISFHSLEDRMVKNFFKKVSNQTDKKVSFGAKLLTKKPVVPSEKEQKCNPRSRSAKLRAIEKFNHGK; encoded by the coding sequence ATGACAAATACAGAACATAGCCCAGTGATGCCCAGTGAAGTACTAGAATTTCTTTCAGCCAATGCAGGTACAAATTTTCTTGATTGTACTTTTGGTGGAGGTGGTCACTCAAAATTAATACTTTCTGCTGCAGAATCAAACCACCTGTGGGCCGTGGATCAAGACCCGGATGCCTACACCCGAGCAGCAAAATTAAAAAAGGAACACCGTGACCGCTTCCACTTTTCTCAAATAAACTTTCAAAACATCGATCAGCTGGGCATTACCTTCGATGGCATACTGTTTGATCTGGGCATATCATCGTTCCAAATCGACTCCCAGACTCGAGGATTTTCATTCAAATTTCATTCAAAACTAGATATGAGAATGGATAATACAAAAGGTCCTACGGCCCATGAATTTCTTGAAAATGCTTCCCAGGAAGAACTTATTCAAGCAATCAGGGATTACGGCGAGGAACGTTTTTGGAAGCGTGTCGTCCTGGCCATCATAAAACAACGCGGCACCAATGTACTGCTATATGCCGATGCCTTTGCCGATATGCTGAGAAAAACCATACCTCACCTACCTTATACGAGAATACATCCAGCAACTAAGACATTTCAAGGCATAAGGATAGCGATCAATAATGAACTCGGTGCGCTGGGAATGGCCATAGAAAAAGCCTTTCATCTGCTCAATGATCAAGGTCGCCTGGTTGTGATAAGCTTCCATTCACTGGAAGACAGGATGGTAAAAAATTTCTTCAAAAAGGTTTCGAATCAAACGGATAAAAAAGTGAGCTTTGGTGCAAAACTACTCACCAAGAAACCAGTGGTACCATCCGAAAAGGAACAAAAATGTAACCCACGCAGTAGATCAGCTAAACTGCGCGCAATCGAAAAATTTAATCATGGAAAATAG
- a CDS encoding cysteine desulfurase, producing the protein MNQQVGFDVQGFRKNFPILEEKNSRGKQLIYFDNGASTQKPQCVINAITDFLSHKNANVHRGIHFLSERADSIYETTRSELAAYFNIRDKSNVIFTAGTTNGLNIIAKCYAQEILKSGDEIIISDQEHHANIIPWQQAIKLTGAKLRVCRSTPIGDFDLDNFKSMLSSRTKIVSVAYITNVFGARYPIDIISELTHKIGATFVLDGAHCLGHKAIDVTALDCDFFLCSCNKGYGPTGIGFMYAKGHLLQQMKPYEFGGNMILNATFDDASFKDIPDKFETGTPNTIGVAGALGAIEFLKSIDFGLASTHAANLVTFAIEELTKIDGVDLVLNPSHRAGVISMVMKGVHPHDMSTILDTEGIATRAGHHCAQPLMKLLNLSSTLRLSFGLYNTTEEIAFCCDVLKSIRSIL; encoded by the coding sequence ATGAATCAGCAAGTTGGTTTCGATGTACAAGGATTTAGGAAAAATTTTCCGATACTGGAAGAAAAAAATTCCCGAGGTAAACAGCTAATATATTTTGATAATGGTGCATCGACTCAAAAGCCTCAATGCGTTATAAATGCCATCACAGATTTTCTATCACACAAAAATGCTAACGTCCACCGTGGTATACACTTTCTCAGTGAACGAGCCGATTCAATATACGAAACCACCCGATCCGAATTGGCTGCTTATTTTAACATTCGCGATAAATCTAACGTCATATTCACAGCCGGTACCACCAATGGCCTTAACATAATAGCCAAATGCTATGCCCAGGAAATTCTAAAGTCCGGCGATGAAATAATAATTTCCGATCAGGAGCACCATGCAAATATAATACCGTGGCAGCAGGCAATAAAATTAACCGGCGCAAAACTACGCGTTTGCAGATCAACACCCATTGGAGATTTTGACCTGGATAATTTCAAATCAATGCTTTCTAGTAGGACAAAGATCGTATCGGTGGCCTATATTACCAACGTCTTTGGTGCCAGATATCCCATTGATATCATCTCCGAATTAACCCATAAAATCGGTGCAACTTTCGTACTGGATGGAGCCCATTGCCTTGGCCATAAAGCAATTGATGTGACTGCTCTGGATTGCGATTTTTTTCTATGTTCCTGCAATAAAGGCTACGGACCAACGGGCATAGGATTCATGTATGCCAAGGGCCATCTACTGCAGCAGATGAAACCCTATGAGTTCGGCGGAAATATGATACTGAACGCAACCTTCGATGATGCTTCTTTCAAAGACATACCAGATAAATTTGAAACCGGCACGCCAAATACCATCGGAGTGGCTGGCGCCTTGGGTGCCATCGAATTTCTGAAATCCATCGATTTTGGTCTGGCTTCGACCCATGCAGCCAATCTGGTAACATTCGCCATAGAAGAACTTACCAAGATAGATGGAGTAGATTTAGTACTGAATCCAAGCCATCGGGCCGGCGTGATTTCTATGGTTATGAAAGGAGTTCATCCCCATGATATGTCCACCATTTTGGACACCGAAGGCATAGCGACCAGGGCCGGACACCATTGCGCTCAACCACTTATGAAATTACTCAATCTCAGCAGCACTCTAAGGTTGTCCTTTGGACTCTATAATACCACCGAAGAAATCGCTTTTTGCTGTGACGTACTTAAAAGCATTCGCTCAATTTTATAA
- a CDS encoding undecaprenyl-diphosphate phosphatase has protein sequence MKRFFIKTLGIVIIFIFAKTSSLSAEPKNEFLDKYATTLGIIQGATEFLPISSTAHMIIFERVVTPRHSGCQQNITPNGHTIHEFGIVIQLGSVLAMIFLYFNRIKLILSGIFFLNIAGLNLLLKLIFGVIPCVIVGLMISDFLKKLCTPSYLATSLAIGALIMLLAENFYEKTKKEKKENFDEISYKNALFIGLCQCIAFIPGASRSMTTIVGGYLSNLSRSVSIEFSFLLGTVTMTLAATYKLLFSSANLMGTIPLSCSIKGTLAAFITSLLLMKLSIYILKRYGLYLFAIYRILLATTIIFLVNFT, from the coding sequence ATGAAACGATTTTTTATAAAAACACTTGGCATTGTAATAATTTTCATATTCGCCAAAACGTCATCGCTATCCGCCGAGCCAAAGAATGAATTTTTAGATAAATATGCAACGACCCTCGGAATAATACAGGGCGCCACCGAGTTCCTCCCCATATCATCCACAGCTCATATGATCATATTCGAGCGGGTTGTTACACCAAGACATTCTGGTTGCCAACAAAATATAACGCCTAATGGTCACACCATTCATGAATTTGGCATTGTCATACAGTTAGGCTCGGTGCTAGCCATGATTTTTTTATATTTCAATAGAATCAAACTCATACTGAGCGGAATTTTTTTCCTCAACATAGCAGGCCTAAATCTATTACTAAAGCTCATCTTTGGTGTAATCCCATGTGTCATTGTAGGTCTAATGATCAGTGATTTTCTCAAAAAACTCTGCACACCATCCTACTTAGCAACAAGCCTGGCCATAGGAGCACTGATAATGCTGTTGGCAGAAAATTTTTATGAAAAAACAAAAAAAGAAAAAAAAGAAAATTTTGATGAGATTAGCTATAAAAACGCACTTTTTATCGGTCTATGCCAATGCATCGCATTCATCCCAGGCGCAAGCCGATCCATGACCACCATCGTCGGTGGCTATCTATCAAATCTATCGCGATCGGTATCCATAGAATTCAGTTTCTTGCTCGGCACAGTGACCATGACTCTAGCCGCCACATATAAACTGCTGTTTTCCAGTGCAAATTTAATGGGTACAATACCTCTATCTTGTTCCATTAAAGGCACTTTGGCTGCATTCATCACATCGCTACTACTGATGAAGCTATCCATATATATATTAAAAAGATATGGACTGTATTTATTTGCCATCTATAGGATTTTGCTCGCCACGACCATAATTTTTCTTGTCAATTTTACCTGA
- a CDS encoding TatD family hydrolase, with translation MNIIDTHCHLDGFYKNGTMNNVLQRARDARLGHLVACGTEESDWEIHAELASGHDHIHYAVGIHPANVNNHFESALETMQKYFHDHKKRPIALGEIGLDYFKISERTDQVEDHIKLQKLVLERQLLIAKNQELPIIIHARSAFDDTVDIIKKSGVDWSKIVFHCFSEGPVEMKRLNQWGARGSVTGIVTYKNADNVRESILTQGLDKLMLETDCPFLAPVPFRGKSNEPAYLREIAKFCATLLGTREQELCDITTRNALTFFGLDIQ, from the coding sequence ATGAATATAATAGACACACATTGTCATCTGGACGGATTTTATAAGAATGGAACCATGAATAATGTCCTTCAGAGGGCCAGGGATGCTCGACTTGGCCATTTGGTGGCATGCGGAACAGAAGAGTCTGACTGGGAGATACATGCAGAACTTGCTTCCGGACACGATCATATTCATTATGCCGTGGGCATTCATCCCGCCAATGTGAATAACCATTTCGAATCTGCGCTAGAAACGATGCAGAAATATTTTCATGATCATAAAAAAAGACCGATTGCCCTAGGTGAAATTGGTTTGGATTATTTCAAAATATCCGAACGCACTGACCAGGTGGAAGACCATATAAAACTGCAAAAATTAGTTCTGGAGCGGCAGCTATTAATAGCTAAAAACCAAGAACTTCCGATTATTATTCATGCCAGATCGGCCTTTGATGACACCGTAGATATAATCAAAAAAAGCGGTGTCGATTGGTCGAAAATTGTTTTCCATTGTTTTTCCGAAGGGCCGGTGGAAATGAAAAGACTGAATCAATGGGGAGCCCGAGGATCCGTCACTGGAATTGTCACCTATAAAAATGCTGATAATGTACGCGAATCCATTCTAACTCAAGGCCTTGATAAACTTATGCTGGAAACAGATTGCCCATTTCTTGCACCGGTTCCGTTCCGAGGAAAATCAAACGAACCGGCTTATCTACGGGAAATTGCAAAATTTTGCGCCACACTGCTTGGCACAAGAGAACAGGAACTATGCGACATAACCACCAGAAATGCTTTGACATTTTTCGGCCTTGATATCCAATGA
- the gatB gene encoding Asp-tRNA(Asn)/Glu-tRNA(Gln) amidotransferase subunit GatB: MNYEAVIGLEVHVQIKTKTKLFSPSRYEYGAEPNTLTDEIVLGLPGSLPVINFEAIKKTLKAGLIFECTIPDLCKWDRKNYFYPDNPKNYQISQYDNPICSGGFVEIELPGPARNLMGQHKKIALNRIQLEEDVGKLTHGPNHSEVDFNRAGVALMEIVSEPCMATAEEAFAYLTSLKMHLFYAGISDCDMEKGQLRCDANVSLRPVGAKHLGTKVELKNLNSISGVRNGLDYEIKRQRHMLESGKTIKQETRKWNAEESISYSMRAKETVDDYRYFPDPDLLPIKIERELIDEIKIEIPELPFPKQERFFDEYKLPYTLTSVFYPHRELCDYFEAAVREHNNPNTIANFIVNDILRELSAVNSQNQMSITECKISPTNLANLVKLIDNKTISKQIAKEVLVEMFNTGQDALHIITNKGLTNSLDDSMLKKICGDIILSNPKPVNEYKNGKLTAINALKGLVMKETEGKANPQKIDYILKTLLD; the protein is encoded by the coding sequence ATGAATTATGAAGCTGTAATTGGACTGGAGGTCCATGTACAAATAAAAACCAAAACAAAATTGTTTTCACCATCTAGATATGAATATGGAGCGGAACCGAATACATTGACCGATGAAATAGTCCTGGGATTGCCAGGATCTTTGCCGGTGATAAACTTCGAAGCAATTAAAAAAACTCTGAAGGCTGGCCTAATATTTGAGTGCACCATACCCGATCTATGCAAATGGGACAGAAAGAACTATTTTTATCCAGATAATCCAAAAAATTACCAAATATCCCAATATGATAATCCGATCTGTTCCGGTGGCTTTGTGGAAATAGAGCTGCCAGGTCCCGCCAGAAATCTGATGGGACAGCATAAAAAAATAGCACTAAACAGAATCCAGCTGGAAGAAGACGTGGGAAAGCTTACCCATGGACCTAATCACAGCGAAGTGGATTTCAATAGGGCCGGAGTAGCATTGATGGAAATCGTTTCCGAGCCTTGTATGGCCACAGCTGAGGAAGCCTTTGCCTATCTAACATCGCTTAAAATGCACCTATTTTATGCAGGTATTTCTGACTGCGATATGGAAAAAGGACAGCTGCGCTGCGATGCAAATGTTAGCCTGCGACCAGTTGGAGCCAAGCATCTTGGGACCAAAGTAGAACTAAAAAACCTCAATTCCATTTCCGGCGTACGGAATGGCCTTGACTACGAAATCAAGAGGCAAAGACATATGCTGGAATCCGGCAAAACAATTAAACAGGAAACCAGAAAATGGAATGCCGAAGAATCGATTTCTTACTCGATGAGAGCCAAAGAAACCGTCGATGATTACAGATATTTTCCTGATCCAGATCTACTTCCGATTAAGATAGAAAGAGAACTAATAGATGAGATAAAAATTGAAATTCCCGAACTTCCATTCCCTAAACAAGAAAGATTTTTCGATGAATATAAATTGCCCTATACTCTGACATCAGTCTTCTATCCCCACCGAGAACTGTGCGACTACTTCGAGGCTGCCGTTAGGGAACATAATAATCCAAACACAATAGCTAACTTCATTGTAAACGATATACTTAGAGAACTTTCTGCGGTAAATTCCCAGAACCAGATGTCCATCACCGAATGTAAAATTTCACCCACAAATCTGGCCAATCTTGTAAAGCTCATAGATAATAAAACCATATCCAAACAAATAGCCAAAGAAGTTTTAGTTGAAATGTTTAACACCGGCCAAGACGCTCTGCATATAATAACCAATAAAGGATTGACTAATTCATTAGACGATAGTATGTTAAAGAAAATATGTGGTGATATTATTCTATCCAACCCTAAGCCAGTGAATGAGTATAAAAACGGTAAACTAACCGCAATAAATGCTCTCAAGGGCTTGGTTATGAAAGAGACAGAGGGTAAAGCAAATCCACAGAAAATAGACTACATATTGAAAACACTTTTAGATTAA
- a CDS encoding extracellular solute-binding protein, with translation MAKGFSILMLIILVVWMPFAFKGSEQIVPISNDNVVVIITAHNETLRREYGHGFSQWYREKTGKNVTVDWRHPGGGRDVSRYVDSMFINNFRFYWENTLNKPWTQEVRSAFIRLDQIDLAKATPIETEVLNAFRSSTVGCDIDLLFGGGVFDHKTQAAKGFSIPSTIIQKRPDLFTNDGIPEFFAGERLWDRAGYWIGTNLTSFGIIYNVDAIKDLDITTQPNSWMDLADPKYFRGIAIVDPTKSSSTLKSYEMLIQQQMQIVLKEELNKSNFKEVTKEMESRAIAEGWMRGLKLIQKIVANGRYFTDSSAKTVIDVASGDCPIGIATDFYGRSQRTSLQGRSKSDRFCFVLPNGGCSPSPDPISIFRGAKHLDLAEAFIEYILSVEGQKLPIFKVGTPGGPIRAPLCRTSILKTVYSDKYLQYHNDISTNPYEAAGDFIYREYWTKPVFASLSYIFKIAFLDASDELSEAWHAILKAKAAGDHESSDKALEIMTNLDDFTYEMSRTKITALAKNKDPLESAKQQSSITNHFRTQYNKAKMVAKGRQNKNIE, from the coding sequence ATGGCCAAAGGATTCTCAATTTTAATGCTGATAATTTTGGTTGTATGGATGCCCTTTGCCTTCAAAGGTAGTGAACAAATTGTCCCCATCAGCAATGACAATGTGGTGGTAATAATCACTGCCCATAACGAAACTCTTCGACGAGAATACGGCCATGGTTTTTCCCAATGGTATAGAGAAAAAACCGGTAAAAATGTTACCGTGGACTGGCGTCATCCAGGCGGTGGACGCGATGTGTCAAGATACGTGGATTCCATGTTCATCAACAATTTTAGGTTCTACTGGGAAAACACATTGAATAAACCATGGACCCAGGAAGTGCGTAGTGCTTTTATTAGGCTCGATCAGATAGATCTGGCCAAAGCAACTCCCATCGAAACCGAAGTATTGAACGCCTTTCGATCGTCCACCGTGGGCTGTGACATAGATCTACTGTTTGGCGGCGGAGTATTTGATCATAAGACTCAAGCAGCCAAGGGGTTCTCTATCCCTTCGACCATTATCCAAAAAAGACCAGACCTGTTCACCAATGATGGCATACCAGAATTCTTTGCCGGAGAAAGGCTCTGGGACAGAGCAGGCTATTGGATTGGCACAAATCTAACCAGTTTTGGAATAATATACAACGTCGATGCCATCAAAGACCTAGATATTACTACTCAGCCAAATTCCTGGATGGATCTGGCCGACCCGAAGTATTTTCGTGGCATAGCCATAGTTGATCCCACCAAAAGCAGTTCCACCCTAAAATCCTACGAAATGCTCATTCAGCAGCAAATGCAAATAGTACTAAAGGAAGAATTAAATAAATCAAATTTCAAGGAAGTTACAAAAGAAATGGAATCTCGTGCCATCGCCGAAGGCTGGATGCGTGGACTGAAATTAATCCAAAAAATAGTGGCCAATGGTAGATATTTCACTGATTCTTCGGCCAAAACTGTCATCGATGTGGCCTCGGGAGATTGCCCCATCGGCATAGCCACGGATTTTTATGGCCGCTCCCAACGGACTAGCCTCCAGGGACGATCTAAAAGTGACAGATTCTGCTTTGTGTTACCCAATGGAGGTTGCTCACCATCACCGGATCCCATTTCCATATTCCGCGGCGCAAAACATCTGGATTTGGCCGAAGCATTCATAGAATATATACTCTCGGTGGAAGGACAAAAGCTTCCGATATTCAAAGTTGGCACACCCGGTGGTCCAATCCGGGCTCCACTGTGCAGAACATCCATATTAAAAACAGTATATTCCGATAAATATCTGCAGTATCATAATGATATTTCCACAAATCCCTACGAAGCGGCAGGAGATTTCATCTATAGAGAATATTGGACAAAACCAGTATTTGCATCTCTTAGCTACATATTCAAAATAGCATTTCTGGATGCCAGTGACGAATTATCTGAAGCCTGGCATGCCATCCTAAAGGCAAAGGCCGCTGGCGATCATGAATCTTCAGACAAAGCTTTGGAAATAATGACCAATTTGGATGATTTCACCTACGAAATGTCCAGGACAAAAATCACTGCTTTAGCTAAAAATAAAGATCCATTGGAATCGGCCAAACAACAATCATCCATAACAAATCATTTTCGAACTCAATATAATAAAGCCAAAATGGTGGCCAAAGGTCGCCAAAATAAAAATATTGAGTAA
- a CDS encoding ABC transporter ATP-binding protein, producing MIDITIKNLTKSFGAITALDDINLHIDAGELFFLLGPSGCGKTTLLRTLAGFYIPDMGTISFGEKNITNLPPHKRKAGMVFQNYALWPHMTVYQNVAFGLEQKKLKKSDIYSLVNEALENVQMSPYANRKPNELSGGQQQRVALARALVVRPKCLLLDEPLSNLDAKLRNDMRGEIRKICKENNLTTVYVTHDQKEALSIADRVAVFSRGKIEQIGPPIELYKRPNNRFVAEFIGETNLIDGVVIRVGAHEAFVRTRIGNFRGMLCKSSFDVKPGEKVRISIRPESIKLCNFPTDENCTEGMIGSSTYFGEVAHYQFEKNDIELKISELNPCHLGQIDKHGMYAYAIPEDVIILGY from the coding sequence ATGATCGATATAACAATTAAAAATCTCACGAAATCGTTTGGAGCCATCACGGCATTGGATGATATTAATCTTCATATTGATGCTGGTGAATTATTTTTCTTGCTAGGTCCCAGTGGTTGTGGAAAAACAACTTTGCTTAGGACCCTGGCAGGATTCTATATACCGGACATGGGAACAATTTCTTTTGGAGAAAAAAATATCACAAACCTGCCACCCCATAAAAGAAAAGCAGGTATGGTTTTTCAAAACTACGCACTCTGGCCTCATATGACCGTATACCAAAATGTTGCCTTCGGATTGGAACAAAAAAAACTCAAAAAATCAGATATCTATTCATTGGTGAACGAAGCCCTCGAAAATGTGCAGATGAGTCCCTATGCCAACCGAAAACCCAACGAACTTTCCGGAGGACAACAGCAACGGGTGGCTCTGGCCAGAGCTTTGGTAGTACGCCCTAAATGTTTATTGCTAGATGAACCTCTGTCCAATCTGGACGCAAAATTGCGCAATGATATGCGCGGAGAAATAAGAAAAATTTGCAAAGAAAACAACCTCACCACCGTCTATGTGACCCATGATCAAAAGGAAGCTCTATCAATAGCTGACAGAGTTGCTGTTTTTTCTCGAGGGAAAATTGAGCAAATCGGCCCACCCATTGAATTATATAAACGACCAAATAATCGTTTTGTGGCAGAGTTCATCGGCGAAACAAATCTCATAGATGGCGTGGTAATAAGAGTAGGTGCTCACGAGGCCTTTGTCAGAACCAGAATTGGCAATTTCCGTGGAATGTTATGCAAGTCTAGCTTCGATGTAAAACCCGGAGAAAAGGTCAGAATATCCATTCGTCCAGAAAGTATAAAATTGTGCAATTTCCCCACCGATGAAAACTGCACAGAAGGAATGATCGGCAGCTCAACCTATTTCGGCGAAGTGGCCCATTATCAATTCGAAAAAAATGACATTGAACTGAAAATTTCTGAATTAAATCCATGCCATCTGGGGCAAATAGATAAACATGGCATGTATGCCTATGCCATTCCGGAGGATGTGATAATTTTAGGATACTGA
- a CDS encoding type III secretion system chaperone, which yields MDGMDAMMKDLEAHQDIIYVDKEFGIVQFAIEDDVFQIESTIELGCITMSSVLGDVDVENENLTAMLFGLMALNLYNYQTFGLGLGLDTTKMNIVAFRNFYENDLKDNNLVSISEDFIGKFLSLKKLFHSEFQDTFVKKFS from the coding sequence ATGGATGGGATGGATGCGATGATGAAAGATCTGGAAGCACACCAGGATATTATCTATGTGGATAAGGAATTTGGTATTGTGCAATTTGCCATAGAAGATGATGTGTTTCAGATAGAAAGCACCATTGAATTGGGTTGTATAACCATGAGCTCGGTGCTTGGTGATGTAGATGTGGAAAATGAAAACCTGACAGCGATGTTGTTTGGCCTCATGGCATTAAATTTATATAATTACCAAACCTTTGGACTGGGATTAGGCCTTGATACCACAAAAATGAATATAGTTGCCTTTAGGAATTTTTATGAAAATGATCTGAAAGATAATAATTTAGTTAGTATTTCCGAGGATTTTATCGGAAAATTTCTATCCCTTAAGAAGCTATTTCATTCGGAATTTCAGGATACTTTTGTCAAAAAATTTTCATAG